From the genome of Oryza glaberrima chromosome 1, OglaRS2, whole genome shotgun sequence:
AGATCATGAAAATGCATTTCATTTGAAGCGTAATGATGCTCGCCATCCGCTTTCCAACAACCGCAATTCACCAATGATCGCCACTGGAAATCGGTTCATGTTGGGTCCAGGATTAGAATAAACTGCTGAGACCCATTAGTGCCCTCTGATTAGGATTGTGGATTAGCAGTTTTTATCTTATGAATAATAGAGATTTGTAAGATGCTTcgaaatatttctttttttttttgttaaactgTGATGCTGATTTTGCGATGACATGTATAATTGTATATGCTAGTGCCCATACAGGTCCCCCACAGTTTCTGTCCAATTGATGTGCTTCCATAGGCACTGCATTCTGCATTTATGTTAGTCTGAAGACATGCAACATGCTTGTCCTCTTTTATCCTTGTTTCAGTGATCAGAATATCGGATGAGCTGGTGAATTTTCATGTATGTTGCACCTAATAAGTTTCAAGAGAATGATTACAAAAGTTTGTTACAAAAAAGTGCTTTCCTGACCCCTGCACAAACTCTGTCATTtcagtgtttctttttttagataatagtaTAAGCACAACATGCAATGTTAAGTGTATCTTTTCCACTAAGTGACAACAGATCCGTTTTAAAAGAAGAATGATCAGTTTAGCTTTATCTGTacacaaagaaaaagagaggcaAATAACACCAGAGACAATTGTTAGAGGGCTCTTTATAAATCTGTTTGCAAATTGCAGTTGCTTTGCAAAACGATCATACCAACTATGCTCGCTAGAACCTCGGTTATCTTTCGGATTTGCTGCTGAAATTTCATGTTTGTGAGCCCAATCTGAATATATCTACATTCTAAGCCAAATGGTCAGTGAAGTTCACTGAACTTGGAAGTTGTAACTGTACATGCTGCCAGAATTGaagtgaagcaaaaaaaaaaaaaaatcaattcttcAGGTAGCCAAGATGCTTGCTTTGCAAGTCCAATAGGTTGAGATAAAGACATTTTAGTTGCTTGTgtatttcttctttatttttgtAATTGCACCAGTTGGCCTTTTGATCTGCATGTCTTCAAACAATTTGATATGGTAACAACCGCTGCTTAATTTGAAGCGGATGAAAATGGCACCAGCGGAGGTTTGTAGCAACGACGCACTATGGGCGGTGGCGACTAGACGATTTCCACTCGCCTAATATGACGGTTTCAGGAGAGGATGTTGGAAAGGAGGGATGTGCCGAGGTcgtagggttttctttttatggtTGTATGTTTTCTTTGTTAAGGTATGAGTCTAAGTGCTTTTATATCCTTTTATTTGTGTATATCCTTTGTGGATATTGAGGCTGAattaatgaaaatccattattaaaaaacaacCGCAACTTAATTTTCTCCAAGtgaaggaaaataaaagggcaTTCTTATGCCCAATGATGGCTGTAAATAAAACACTACTTGCAGACTAAACCTAAATGATTGAATTACCACTCAGGATTTAGTTATGTTGATGCGAGTagtatatggttttttttttttttgtagagaagggtttttttttaaccaGCATTTacatccaactggatatatgcggcctttttaaattaggaacttagcctatcaaataAGAAACTTAGCCTCAAATAAtctaatctgaaattcgcttctatggagatttaaactcaggaccttggggtgctactcaggtcactgcaaccactaggctacatgtgTATATGgttcatatacacatatactacGTCTTCTCGGgagaatattttatttgtacatTTCGCAAAAAAACTAAACTCACACATATATGAGTATATCATAACACTATCACGGTTAGCTACCTCTAGTTTTGATATCAATGTCGCATAACATGCTTCTAGTTCTAACTTATCAAAAGAGATAGTTCAGACATACTTTGCAGTTAAAAAACAATGTGATGCCATCTGTAATTAAGGTCGTATCATGATACCGTACGTTCATTAAACTTCTTTAAGATTGATCAGTCAATTATAGTTTAGGCATGAATGGGGAAAAAGTGAAGGATGAAGCGAGTATAGTATCCATGAAAGTTGTTCTCCCCTTTGCTTGCATATGGACCCAAAACTAGAGATGCTCTACAAAATCAGAATACTGTTTCCATTCCCCTTTTCAATTGCTTTATCCCATGATAAAAATTGATTGCTACCCGCGTCAAAAGCTTGATACAATAGGAAAGGTGGTACGTCAAAAGAGATTATGCATCATGGGGTAGGGTAGACATGAGAACTGCTAAGTCATCCAGCCAACATACATAAACAGAactatcttaaaaaaacatgcataaaCAGAAATAGCTTGAAATAGAAATTGAGATTCTCCTTCAAGAATCCCTGGCTCCTCCAAACaacccaattttttttcatatactgTGAATAAAATGCTAGTAAAAATATTAGACCCAAATTATCCATATTCTCACCGGTTTGCTCGTCACATCTTGAGCTTCCAAAAAAACATGGCCTAACATTAAAGGGAAAATTATGTAGTTTGCCTCAAAAATTGGAGCATACTTAATTAGTTTTTCACATAGTTAAGTGGCTTAGTAAATTTGCCACAAAGTTGAGGTGGGTATCCTCTCACTTGCCACATTGTCCATGATTCAATATAATTGtccttatttttttctcccaatcTTCTTCCTTCGTCCATTCCCTCTCATCTTGCCTCTCTTCCTCAACTATGGGGGTTGTCACCACCATGACTAGCTCCACCATTGTCCCCGCATTAAGAACTACTATTTGCCTACTCTTCTTGTCACCCCAAGTAactcgtgtgtgtgtgtctggTCTTCTcgttgccaccgccgctctGCTCACGGATGCTCGCCATCGCAACCACCACATCTCATCAGACATCggcgatatgttttttttttgactgaaaaaGGTAGAGAGGCTCTACCTTATAACCATTTTATTAATGGTAGTCAAGGTGTTACAACAGAAGTACAAAGATCGAAAAGAAACTGAAAAGAAACAACATAAAGAAGAACATAAAAAGAGTAGGGAGATataggaaggaagaaaaaagaagggagaaagaagagagaaacgaaaaagaaaacaacataaagaaGAACATAAAAAGAGTAGGGAGATATAGCTGCTATGCTAGCAAGGCAGCCCAACTGCGCATTAGAGTCCGGCATTGTGGCTTGACGCGGTTCTCCCACATTTGCAGACATTCTCTGATTTGGTGCATCACGGTAGCCGCTGTATACTCTCTTTGGTTGAATGTTTTTTGATTGCGTGCTTTCCATAAACTGTGTGAACAAGCAGCGAAGCAAATAGGCCATCCAGGTTTTAGATGCGCCGGTGTAACCAACAGTCCCTCCTCAACGAACTGGAGTATATCTGCACTCTGGGTGGCCTGATCAAATAGGTTGATTTTCTTCCAAATCTCAGATACCAACTTGCAACGTAAAACGATGGGCGGCCTGATCAAATAGGTTGATTTTcttccaaatctcatatgccaACTTGCAGCTTAGAACGATGTGGTCTGCTGATTCAATAGCTGGGCAATCTGCGCAATGCGGATTAGATGCCCAGCATTTCCTGACCCTATTATCATTCGTATTTAGTCTGCCACGAAAGGCGCAATGTGGCCTGCCACGAAAATTCATATTCACCATCATCAGCGCGTCTCACCCAACattaatcaaagaaaaaaatcttaacATTAGATCATGGTGTGTCCAAATTAAAAGTATAGATTAATtgatatagttgtatacaaatttCAATTATGTCTAGAGAAATAGAAGTCAAGAGTTGTATATAAAATCTAAGCATATAGTAATACTAGAATATAAGGGTTGTATATGAAATCCAGATCTTATAGAAATAGAACTTAAGAGTTGTATAtgaaatataaatatacttcTACATATAATGTTACATATAGACATATAAAATTTCAGAGTTGCGCATTAAATCTAACTCCCAATGAATTATAAACTTCACGTGGTAATCCCCCACTAGGTAGTCTATAATAGCAGCCCGTGCAACTTGCAGATCGAGGATCTTAGCAATTTTACTTCTACTCCTACAATTTTGCTTGTGTGGTTAGTTTGTTTGGGCCGCTTTCTCCCGCACCCCGCATCCGTGGGCTGCTCATTGTCGTCTCATCTGGGCTTTTCAATGGGCTACCGTGTGGAGCTCGTTCCCATCCgattggacccacatgtcaggggaCTAACCGTCCCGTCTCGATCCCCGAGACAGTCCACCTCCTTCCTCACAGCCCATCtcgcgcgcgacgccgccgccgcctcgccgccggcgatgtcctcctccgtctccgtcgCGGCGGAGTGGGACCTCCTCTCCGACCGGTTCTACCGCCGCATCACCGTCTACTCCCCGCTGCCCTGGTCgcccccttccgccgccgccgcgtcctcgtcctccacctccggtggcggcggcggcggcggggggagcggTGGCGTGCTcggccgcctcgacctctccacgcacatcgtcgccgcggcgccgttCGGGGGCCCGATCGCCGCCGTCCGGGACGACTCGAAGATCGTGCAGCTCCACTCGGagccgtcgcggcgccgcctcctcctctactcctcctccggccacccCATCGCGTCCTCCCCGTGGCCGCCCCAGCTCCCCCGCCTCCACTCGCTCGCGTTCTCCAGCTCCCTCAACCTCGTCGCGCTGCTCTCCGATGGGTCCCTCCTCCGCTTCCGCCTCCCTGATCTGAAGCCCAACCCTAGCCCCACCCCCGTGCCCCTGCTCCCCACGTCCTCCGGCGGCGTTGCCGACGCTGCCTTCTGGGGAGGCGGCGTAGCTGTCCTCACGGAGGACAACCGCGTCGTGGTGACCACGGACATCGACGCCGCGGACCCTCACCCGCGTGAGTTCGCCGACCCTTGCGTTGGCCAGGACGAGCAGGTGCTGTGCATGGCTGTGGTGGAGCCGCAGTTTGTCATGTCCGGGAGCCCAGAGGTACTGCTTGCGGTTGGTGATCGAGTGCTGGCGGTTGATGAGGATGATGTGCAGACACTCGGGTTGGAGCTGGAGATTGGACCTGTGCAGAAGATGGCAGTTTCCCCCAATGGGAAGCTGCTTGCCGCATTTGCGCACGATGGGCGCCTGCTCGTCATCCCTACGGATTTCTCCAAGATAATCTTCGAGTATGAGTGTGATGTAAGTTGTTTATATGCATTGTGTTGTCTACTCTGTTCGTTCTAGGCGTGCAGCAGTCGATGTAGATTGATTCAAACTACAGCTAACTGAAATACTGAATGGATCTAATGAGGTTAATACTACTTTGAGGAAGTGGCGGTGAATATGCTAATTTGTTTCCTAGTTTACATTGCTGTTTTGTGTCTGATAACATAGCACCTCAAATACATTAGGGTAGTAGTAGTTTTCCCCCCTTACCTGTTCTGGTTAATCAAAGATGCGTATATGTTCAACAAACATGCAACGCTCACCGAGTTAacaatcatattatttttttatcattctTGGTGTAATCTTATTGTTATCACTGTTTATTTTCAACGAGAACTGCAACCTGTGCAGCAGTTGTGATAATTCTTTTAAATTTATTGTTGATCCTAGGTCTTTAAACAATCATGGGCAGATGTCATAGCATGCAAACAAAGCAATTCTAGGTTATATATGCTCTTTTTTTTGTGTTTATTTTGTGGTAGTATGGTTTACTGATAGTATAAGTACACTTTTGCACAGCTACtcattatttgtttttaatctTGTAGTCCGCATTGCCACCAGATCAAATAGCTTGGTGTGGATTGGACAGCGTGCTTCTTTACTGGTCAGAAGCTCTTTTGATGGTTGGTCCAAATGGAGATCCGGTGCTGTATAATTACGATGAACCCATAAAGCTCATTCCAGAGTGTGATGGTGTAAGAATCCTCTCAAACTCAAATATGGAATTCCTACACCGAGTCCCTGATTCCACTACATCAATTTTTGGCATTGGAAGCATGTCCCCAGCAGCATTGCTGTATGATGCTAGAGATCATTATGACAAACAAAGTGCCAAGGTACTGTTTAATTCCTTTTCTTATGTAGATACCTATGTCTTGTGCAGTGCATGTTTGCCTTCTACATTTGTCATGGACTTGGTGTTAGCTTAGTGCACTTTATGGCATTCATAGTATGCAACTTGTGAATTATATCAGGGTTGTTTGCTATTTCATatgctgtaaaaaaaaacttatttggGAATTTGCTCTTTTGACATCTCAcaaatgaccttttttttttgctgaaaatCAAACACGTGGCATTAACAATAATTCACACTTGCAGGCATACGATAATTATCAGTTGATATCTTCTTCCTTGCCTGAGGCAATTGAAGCATGTATAGATGCTGCTGGCCATGAGTTTGATATTTCACGCCAACATGCGTTACTGAGAGCTGCTACTTATGGCCTGGCTTTCTGCAGGTTAACTTCTTCTGCCTATATCTCATCGCCTTTTGCTTGATACCTTTATGTTTAATTCTCGTTTGTAATCTTGCTTTTGTTGGAATCCATACATATCACTTAGACCAAACTGAAATTATGTGCAATATACAGCCTTGGCTGGTACTTTCTAAATCTAAGTGTGTTTTATTTTGTTCGAGTGAGGTCCATCACCTGTCTGTCCATAAATAGCTTGTGTATTTTTTGGAAGATCTGTAATATGGAATGCTTACATGGATCATTCCCTAAGTTCTCTTTGTTATTGCTTGCACCAGAACCATTAAAATGCATCTCGAACTATCAGTTGGTGAGGAGATCATTTCTGTAGGGCATTCTTGGTTATTCTGCTCTGTAGAAAGTTATTGTTGTAAGATATGATGCAATGAACACAGTTTTGACTATTAATGCTAATTAGGTAGATAATATAATGCCAGGACACCTGAAATAACTGCGTACAAAGGCTTACtattatattaaaactccaGAAGTAGCAGCATACAAATATGCCCAAGACTTCTGAAGTAACTGCATAGTGCATACAGAACAAAAGTTTATTTCCTGAAATCTCGTGCAGTGCTAAAAAGAATCAGTCTAGTTGGGAACTTGGGATAAGCTATTGCTGtgtttactacttcctccgtttatatgtctagattcattaacatcaatatgaatgtgggaaatgctagaatgacttacattgtgaaacggaggaagtacaataaAAGCTTCTCCTGATATCCTCTGTACTGAGGCTTTAGGTCTTGTAGGAGCTTACCTGAAGCCTTGCTTAGATTGTCCAGATTCTCTAACCAACAGTGTGTTGGATTTGTGTTTAATCTAAATAACCGAATACGAATTGTATGGTCTGCGTCACAAGTCCGTGTCATCCATCACCAAAGCCACTTCTGCCTAGATTCCCCACAAACCAATCACCAGGACTGACttattcatcaaaatatatcaGGCAGCAGCTGTCCTTGGTATGTAAGACCAGTAGACCATGACGGATGGAACCAATCTTCAAACCAAACACACCATAATATGGTAGCTGAAAATTCAGGCTAAGCATGTTGGGATCACCTACAcatttatcgacaaattttcttttaaaaatttgaaaaatgtaattatagtactatcgtgatgtaattacactgtaacttgcatgtaactaaaatgtctttcaaaaatctctatGTAACATGCTATTTCGGTGAAACGGAGGTCGTGGGAATGAATCCTCTCACATGTGTGTGTGCTGTGACCTTTTTCCTTCCTCActtgcacaaatcttaaaaCAAATCTAACGGTTCAAGATCatgtgaaagttacatacaagttacatacATGTAAGTTGCAGTgaaattacatgcaagttacagtgtaattacactatgattgtactataattacatctgtcaaatttttaggataaaatttgtcgacaaatatatagcaaaattgaagCATGTTATTGATAGCATGACACATCCTTATGATAAAATTCTTAACT
Proteins encoded in this window:
- the LOC127783214 gene encoding protein VACUOLELESS1, which produces MGYRVELVPIRLDPHVRGLTVPSRSPRQSTSFLTAHLARDAAAASPPAMSSSVSVAAEWDLLSDRFYRRITVYSPLPWSPPSAAAASSSSTSGGGGGGGGSGGVLGRLDLSTHIVAAAPFGGPIAAVRDDSKIVQLHSEPSRRRLLLYSSSGHPIASSPWPPQLPRLHSLAFSSSLNLVALLSDGSLLRFRLPDLKPNPSPTPVPLLPTSSGGVADAAFWGGGVAVLTEDNRVVVTTDIDAADPHPREFADPCVGQDEQVLCMAVVEPQFVMSGSPEVLLAVGDRVLAVDEDDVQTLGLELEIGPVQKMAVSPNGKLLAAFAHDGRLLVIPTDFSKIIFEYECDSALPPDQIAWCGLDSVLLYWSEALLMVGPNGDPVLYNYDEPIKLIPECDGVRILSNSNMEFLHRVPDSTTSIFGIGSMSPAALLYDARDHYDKQSAKAYDNYQLISSSLPEAIEACIDAAGHEFDISRQHALLRAATYGLAFCSQFPHERFQEICKTLRVLNAVRDPQIGMPLTIQQYKLLTAPVLIGRLINANQHLLALRISEYLNLNPEVVIMHWACEKITASAAIPDTVLLEGLLDKLRLCKGISYAAVAAHADNSGRRKLAAMLVDHESQSSKQIPLLLSIDEQDKALSKAIESGDTDLVYLVLFHIWQKVAVEKSAPLDFFGVINARPLARDLFMAYARHSKHEALKDFFLSTGRLQDAAFLLLKESRELERNPMASKGSPLHGPQVRLIEQAHRLFAETKEHVFESKASEEHAKLLRSQHELEVSTKQAIFVGSSVSDTIKTCIAMGNERAALKVKSEFKVPDKRWYWLKSCALATVGNWDALEKFSKERRPPGGYKPFVEACIDAGQKTEALKYIPKLTDPRERSEAYARIKMAKEAAEAASQVKDSDELFGRLKLTLAQNTAAASIFDTLRDRLSFQGTY